TAGGTTATCCCATATACTTGTTGGCATATCCTCCCAACCAAATGGTTGTTCTTCTTGTTTTTGTTGCGCCTCCATTGTTACAACAAGGTTGTCGCTTTGCAGCTTGAGCACCTTCCATGCCATATAGATTATACGACCTGCTGTTATAAGATCGATTTTCTCTTCTTTTGCACGTTTCAGGTACATGGTTGAGAAACTTACTAGGTCTATGTCCCATGGGTTTAGATGATTTCTCATAACCAACTCAAATGCTATTGCTATAGATCGATCAAAAGGGTTTTCCATTGTTACATGTTCACCCTCGTTGGTCTTCTGTAGTAGATCAACGTAGTAGTTTATCCTTGATGCATCATCTTTCTCATCTATGAGTGATTTATGGAATAGCAGATGGTTTATCACCTCTGTGTCAACTAGTTTAGACTGTTGCACGTAACTGTCCTCCTTCAAACAGGTTTATCTCACCTTTTGGTCCAACTATCTCTGGGTCTATGTTCCCTATCATCTCAGACACACCTGTTTCTTTCATTGTTACACCATAAACATGGTTTGCCTCTTTCAAAACCACTTTACGCAGTGAAACCATTATGAACTGCGAGTACTCTGACTGGTTTTTAATCATCTTTGACACAATCTCCGCGTTAACACCATCCAAAAACATATCAACCTCATCAAGGACATAGAACGGGCTTGGGTCATATCTTTGTATAGCGAATATAAAAGCTAGTGATGCAATACTTTTTTCTCCACCAGACAAAGCAGATAAGAGTAGGACTTTTTTACCCCTTGGTCTCGCCTTTATCGTCAAACCACTTTCAAAAAGGTTCTCAGGGTCTTCCAGCTGCAACTCCGCCTCCCCACCCTCTGATAGCTGCGCGTACATCTCCTTAAAGTTTTTGTTTATAACATCAAATACTTCAAAAAACCTATCTTTCTTTTTTGCTGTAATCTCAGATACAAGTTTCACCAGGTTTTTCTTCTGATCTTTTAAGTGTTTAACATCCTCATCAAGTTTATTTTTCCTCTCAAGCTGATGCTCATACTCCTCCAAAGCCCGCATGTTAACTGGTTCTAGTTCTTTCATACTAGCCTCTATACTGTTTACAGCATCTTTTAACGCCTCCAAGTTCGGCAGTTTTTTGTCTTTGATTTCAACATTATATAGTTTAAGTTCTTGTTCTATCTCCTTTATTGACTCCTCAAGTGTTGGCAAACGATATTCAGCACGTGACCTAAGATCAATATAGGATTCAATACGTGTATTAATCTTATCAAGCTCGTTCTCAACCGATACTTTATGTTTGTAAAGTTTATCCCGCTCATTAGCTAAACCTTTGATTTTACCTGATATCTGCTCTTCTACATTCATCAAAGCCTTTAGCTCATCATGATACTTTGATTTAGATTCCTTCAACTCTTTAACAGAGGTTTTTAGTTTTTCCACCTCGTTATTAATTGATTCTATTTTTATGGAAACCTCATTTTTTCTATCATTAAGCAACTCTATTTTTTTCTCAAGAGCATCTAGCTCAGAACGTAAACTTAAAGAAGATTCCTGCAGCGTTGATACCTCTTTCTCCAAAGCTCGTGCCTGCTGGGCTAACTCCTTCTTCGTCCCCTTCAACAACAAGCTACCCTTTTCCTCTTTTATCTTGTCTAATTCTTTTATACGTTTTTCATGTTTCTCAATTTCTGAAACAATGTTGTTTTTCTCATTTTCCAGTTCTTGCTTCTCCATGTTTTTTGCTTCAAGGTCTTTCAGCAAAACATCCAGTTTACCTTTGAACTCTTTTTTACGTACCTCAAGGTTTTTAGCCTGCGTATCAACATCAATCTCAGTTCTAAAACCACCAAGGCTGTTCTCCAACTCCAAGATTTCTTTCTTCAGATCTGTGAACTCTTTGGACAACTGCTCCTGGTTTTGTATAGCTGTTTGTAGTTTATGGGTTATCTCATCTAGTTTTGCTCTATCAACACCACTAAAAGATAACCTCGTCTTCGGCACACTACCACCTATCATAGCACCCGTTGCCTCTATCAAAGAACCCTTGAGATCCACCAGACGGACACCACCCATCAGACGCTTAGCATCATTCAGACTATCAACAATTATCGTGTCACCAAAAACATACCAAAATGCACCCTCATACTCATTTTTGAATTTAACAACATCCATCGCGAAACCATGAGATTTAGGATCCTTAACAACCATCAACGCCTTACCACGTGGTTTACCAGCAACCATCTTATTCAAAGGCAAGAAAGTTGCTCTACCAAGGTTCTCTTTTTGTAAAAACTGTATAGCCTTTGCCGCTGTCTCATCGTCATCAACCACTATAGATTGCATCCTAGCCCCAGCTGCAACCTCCATAGCTACAGCATATTTTTCATCAACCTTCGCCAACTCAGCTATAGTACCATGAATACCATTCAATAAACCATTATCCCTTGCTTTTAAAATCTCGTTAACAGCCTGATTATATTTACCCTGAACAGATTGTATAGCATCATACTCCGCTTGTAGTTTCGATTGCTCACGCTGAAGCGACCGTATAACATTTTCTAACTCACCTAACTCCTCTGTGATCTCCGCCTCACGCTTCTTTTTATCAAAAATCTTTTTCTCAATATCCTTCGTTTTTCTAGTTTTTTCATGATGTTCTTTCCCAATTTCACTTATCTGCCAATCAATATCCTTCAACTCAAACTCATAGGTTGATTTGTTTTCCTGCATCTCAGCTATCTGCAGATCCAATGCACCAATTTTCTCATTAATCCTATCAGACCTAAGTTTAAGCTCATGAACTATGCTTTGTTTTTCATTATATTCTTCACGCATCTTTATAAGTTCCTTGGTTAAATCCATTGATTTATCATCTGATTTCGCTATGTTCTCCTTCAAATCATTAAGCTCTGTTTCTTTTTGTTTCAGCTCAGCTTGTTTTTCCTCAAGTTTTTTGTTTGACTCTTCTTTTTGTTGATTATACTCCTCCAACTCTTTTTCTATTAACTCTAAATTGTTCTTGAGCTCTTTTTCCTCATTCTGTAGTGATTTAATCTCGTCATTTGAGTAATTAATCCTCTCATCTATTTTTATTTCCTCAGCCCTAGTCAAGTCTATTTTTGTTTTAATTTCTTTTACCTCGTCTCCACCAACTTCTCCGATTTTTTCTTCTATTTCCTCTAGTTTCCTCTGGGCTTCTGCATATTCTTCTCTTAATTCTTTGCTTTTTTCTTCTAACTTGGTTTTTTCAGCGTCATATGATTGTATCTGCTGGGTTATCTCCGCTATCTGTGCCTCTATCTCCTGTTTCTTTTTTACAGCTATTTTTGCTTTTGTTTCATATAGTTTATCCTTCAGTTCCTTATACCTATAGGCACTATCTCTATCATTTTTTAACTGTCTTATCTGGCTTGATATCTCACCTAGTATGATGCTTATACGTTCTAAATTACTGTCCACCTCCTGTTGTTCTTTTTCCGCTTTTTTAATATCCTCATCAAAGGCGCTAATTCCCGCTATATCATCTATTATTCTTCTCCTGTCAACAGAACCCATCTCTATCAAGTTGGTCACATCCCCTTGTTTCACAATATTGTAGCCATCCCCTGATATACGAGCATGTTCTAGTAGGTTAACGAAATCCGAGAAAGAAGCTGCACGATCATTTATGTAAAAATAACTATAGTAATTATCAGGGTTGTCTTTTAGTGGAGCTCTCTTGATCATTCTTGTAAGTGTTACCTCATCTGACTCAACAGGTAATTTCCTCTCTGCGTTATCAAAAACTAATGATACCTTACAATATTTTGCCGGGTTTTTGTGCTTTTTCCCACCATTGAAAATCAAATCAGTTAATCTACCTGCTCTCATAACTTTTGAGCTTTTAGGACCTAACACAAAAAGTACTGCATCAGCTATGTTGCTTTTCCCAGCACCGTTTGGACCGGTTATTGCTGTGAAACCCGGGAAAAATGGTATCGTGAGTTTATTTCCAAATGATTTGAAATTTTCTATCTGAATTTCTTTAATGTACAGATCACATCCCTTCCCATCATTTTTTAGCATTAACCCTCTATCTTTAGTGGGTTATGCTTTGCATCCCGTTTGATAGTAAACAATATTTGGTATATAAGATTTTGGAGAATATTATAAGAGAAGTTGTTATATTATTTTAGATGATTTTATTAACGTCTATTGTTTTTTGGTATTTATGTGTAGTAAAAGTGAGAGTAAAAGGCGTTGCAGCCAATGTAGAAAGATTTTCCCTGTTTGTGATCTTTATAACCATAGGGTTCATGGTCTCATTTGTAAAGGGTGTTATGATAAAATAAGGAATAGACAATGAAGAAAAATAATTAAATTAACTTTCTTTTACAAAATTTTCTAATAGTTCTTGTATGATATGGGCTTCCGCATAAGAAAGAAGTGAAGTGATTTGAAATAGTTATTTGGTAGGGAGTTTTTATGTATGTTATAGAAACAAAAAACTTGACAAAAAAATACAATGATCTAAATGCGGTAGATAATCTTAACCTTAAAATACAGGATGGTGAGATATTCGGGCTTCTTGGCCCAAACGGAGCTGGAAAAACTACCACTCTTCTTATGCTTACAACTTTGAAGCAGCCAACATCTGGAACTGCAACTGTCAATAATTTTGATATTATTAAACAACCAGATAAAGTTAGAAAATCAATAGGAATAGTTTTCCAAGATCCTAGTTCTGATGAAATATTAACCGGCTATGAGAATCTGAAGCTTCATGGTTGGCTTTATGATATGCCAAATGATCTAAGAGAACAGAGAATAAAAGAGGTTCTTGAGCTCGTTGATCTCACTAGTAGAAAAGATGATCTGGTTAAAAAATATTCTGGCGGTATGAGGAGAAGACTTGAGCTTGCCAGAGGACTCATGCATCATCCAAAGGTTTTATTTTTAGATGAGCCGACCCTTGGTCTTGATCCTCAATCACGGGATGTTATCTGGAAGTATATAGAAAAGCTCGCTAAAGAAAAAAAGATGACCATCATAATCACCACGCATTATATGGAGGAGGCTGATAAGCTTTGTAACAGGTTGGCAATAATTGATTGTGGTAAGATTGTTGTGATGGGTACTCCGAAAGAGTTGAAAAAAAGCTTAGGTGGTGATATTGTTAGATTAAAGGCTGAAAACCTTGATGAAAATATTTTTAAAAATTTGAAATACGTGAAGAAAGTAAGCGGATGTGATGGTGAGTTGTGTTTAACAGTTGAAGATGCAAACAAGCATCTGCAAGAGATTCTGAGGATTGCAGGGAAAGTGGATTCTGTTGAGATTCGTACGCCCACATTAGATGATGTGTTTTTGCATTATACTGGAAGAGGGATAAGAGAAGGTTCACCTGAAGGTAGTTGGGCTGATAAAGCTATGAATATGAGGTCTAGGAAATGAGCGAATTAAAAGGTATTTATGCGCTCTGGTACAGGGAATTCAAAGTATTCCAGAGAGAACGATCTAGAGTTGTTTCATCGATTGTTAACCCAATTTTGTGGCTTCTTATTATTGGTGGTGGACTTGGATCCGCAGTTTCTTTCACCGGTATTTTCAGTGGCATTAATTATCAAACTTTTATTTTCCCTGGCATTCTAATTCAAACTGCCTTATTTTCTTCGGTTTTCTTCGGAGTTTACATCGTCTGGGATAAAAAAATCGATTTCATGAAAGAAGTGCTCGTTGCACCGATGAGACGAACATCTATATTCGTTGGAAAAATCCTTGGTGGATCTACTGATACGCTAATCCAGATTTTCATCCTGCTAGTTATTGGTTTTGCATTTATGAACATCGGAATAATGCCTGGGCTTCAAATGAATTTTTTGTCTGTTTTTAGTTCTATGGTAATACTATTTATTACAACTGTTGGGCTAGTAAGTATCGGTTTAATTATCGGATCTCAAATGGAAAGCCCAGAAGGGTTTCAATTAATTGGGAGTTTCCTAATATTCCCAATGTTCTTTCTCTCTGGAGCATTGTTCCCTCTTGATAGACTACCCAGTTGGCTTTCCCCTTTTATCTTGGTGAATCCAGTAACCTATGCTGTTGATGCCGCCCGCGGAATGCTACTTGGAAAATCCCAGTTTTCTCTAACTTTTGATTTTATGATCGTAACTCTCTTTGCGATTATCATGATTCTAATAGGAACTTATGCCTTCAAAAAGATGAAAATTTAAAATTAATATTTGTTTGAGTTATTTTTTTCTTAACCAATCTTGATAAAAGTAGATGCCGCAGGAGGGAATTGAACCCTCGACATCACGGTCTTCAGCCGTGCACTCTCCCTACTGAGTTACCGCGGCGAAATAAACTATTTTGAATAAATATTTTGCTTATATGTAATTTTTTCTATCCAAGTGTTTTCATCATTTCATCTGCTGTTTCGCTGATTCTTTTTAACGCCTTTTTAAGTGTCGCCTCAATCTTTACTGCTTTATCTGTTGTTACTGCCCCGTGTGGTGATGGTTCTATAATCCCATCTTGTTCAAGTATTCTTAAAGAGTATCTCACCATGTGTTGGGGATATTTTGTGAGTTCTGATATTTTTATTATTCCAATCGGCTGGTTTTCTTGTAACACTTTCAGTATATGAATATGTCTTTTTAGTATCTCCATTTCTGTTTCAATTACACTTGTTAATACACATCTTTCTTCTTTATTCATTAATTTTTCCTCTCCGCTCTAGGCTACTTGTTAACATACGTAATCTTTTACTATTATTTAAAAATCTCTGTTAAAAAAACTTTGTTTTTTCTGAACATAAACTAAAATAGGAATTTGCTTGTTGTAAAAATATTAGACAATTGTCGATAAATGGTGGTAAGCTTTAAAAACACATATATGTTGGCTTGTTTTAGAGAGGGATTGAGGCGGGACTATTTCTCGAAGCTAACCTCTTCGGACCTCGACCCACCCTAATCTCTCCTAAAAAACTTCTTTTTAAAAATAGCCATATATTTATAAACAACAAATCATTATCAATCGTTAACTTTGGGGTGGTAAAAAATATGAAAAAACTATCTAGAAAGATACTTATTTTTGGTATAACGCTGTTGTTTATAGGAACCGCTATTGGAACATCTATAGAAACCAAAACAAATACGTTATCATCAGAACCTATCAAGATACAGGTTCTAACAAACGGTTACCCTGTTGAAATCAGATACACAATAAACAGTTTCAATAAAATACCAGTGAAAATAGATGACAAAGAATATTTACGCATTCTCATAAATAAAGAATCCAACATACTTGTAAAAGGTGAACCAGATCTACCAAACATCTGCCGAAGCATAATAATACCTGATACAGCCCAGATGAAAATAAAGGTTAAATCCTATTTATATAAAGACTATGAAAACATTCTTGTCGCACCATCAAAAGGCAACCTGCCAAGAACAGTAAACCCAGATGATTTACCATACGAATTTGGTGAAATATACAATACAGATTGCTGGTACCCAAGAAATATAGCTGAACTAGAACAACCATACATCCTGAGGGATTTCCGTGGGCAGGTTGTAAAAATATATCCATTCCAATATAACCCTGTTAAGAAAACCCTACGCTTTTATTACGATATAACCGTGGAGGTTTATCAAGATGGAAACAACGACATCAACTCAATCTACCGTAACAACCTACCAGCTAAAATCCAAACTGACTTTAAACAAATATATGAACGTCATTTCATAAACTTCAACAAACTAGGTCGTTATACCCCTGTTGAAGAACAAGGAAACATGCTGATTGTAACTTATGATAACTTCTGGGACAACATGGTTCCTTTTGTAGAATGGAAAAACATGAAAGGCATTCCAACTGAAATGGTAAAAGTTTCAGAGATAGGAAATGCTAACGCCATAAAACAATATATAAAAGATTACTACAACTCAACGGGATTAACCTTTGTTTTACTAGTTGGAGATGCTGCACAAGTACCAACCCTATACGCTGGTGGTAGTGCTTCTGACCCGAGTTACTCGTACATAGTTGGTAACGATCATTACCCTGACCTCTTTGTTGGACGTTTCTCTGCAGAAAACACTCAACAAGTGGATACACAGGTAGAGAGAACTATAGAATATGAACGTGATCCCCAAATTGATGCAGAGTGGTACAAAAAAGGAGTAGGGATCGCCTCTTCTCAGGGACCTGGTGATGACAACGAAATGGACTATCAACATATACGTAATATTCGCACGTTACTCCTCAAATTCACATACACTTTTGTTGATGAACTCTACGATGGAAGCCAGGGTGGTGGAGATGCACCTGGTAACCCAACACCTGCCATGGTAGCTACTGCCGTAAACGACGGACGAAGCATCATCAACTACTGTGGGCATGGTTCACCAACATCCTGGGGTACAAGCGGGTTTAGTAACACAGATGTTAATGCTTTAACAAATGATAACATGCTCCCATTCATCACTTCTGTTGCTTGTAACAACGGACAGTTTGATTCTTACACTTGTTTTGCAGAAGCATGGATGCGAGCAACACATAATGGTGAACCAACTGGTTCGATCGCAAACTTTATGTCATCAAAAAGCCAGAGCTGGGATCCACCGATGGAAGCACAAGATGAATTCATCAACCTACTTGTTGGAATTCCGGATAACAAAAAAACAACATTTGGTGCATTATGCTTCAATGGTTGCATGTCCATGAATGATAAGTACGGTTCATCAGGATGGGCTGAAACAGATGCATGGACTGTCTTTGGTGACCCCTCAGTACAAGTACGTACAGATACACCAGCTGATATGAGTGTTTTACATGACTCAGAGATTAAACAAGAAACCACAACATTTGAAATAACTGTCACCGACGTAGAAGGCGCATTATGCGCAATTTCACGCAACTACGAGCTTTTAGGATATGCATACACTGATTCTACAGGATATGCGATGATAGAGTTTGATCAGCCTATAACTGGTGAGGAACCATTAGATCTGGTAGTAACAGCTTTCAACAAAATAAACTACATGGCACAGATAACAGTTATAACTAACACTCCACCAAATACACCACAGAGACCAACAGGACCAGCAAATGGAAAAACAGGAGTACAATACACATACACTACATCAACAACAGACCCAGATGAAAACCAGGTGTTCTACAAATGGTACTGGGGTGATGGAAACTTCAGCGACTGGATAGGACCATATAACTCAAGTGAAACCGCCACCGCAACCCATACATGGAGTGAAAAAGGAACATACCAAATCAAAGTAAAAGCAAGGGACACCTATGGTGAAGAAAGTGACTGGTCAGAGCCACTAGCGGTCACAATGCCACT
This region of Candidatus Thermoplasmatota archaeon genomic DNA includes:
- a CDS encoding ABC transporter permease, with the protein product MSELKGIYALWYREFKVFQRERSRVVSSIVNPILWLLIIGGGLGSAVSFTGIFSGINYQTFIFPGILIQTALFSSVFFGVYIVWDKKIDFMKEVLVAPMRRTSIFVGKILGGSTDTLIQIFILLVIGFAFMNIGIMPGLQMNFLSVFSSMVILFITTVGLVSIGLIIGSQMESPEGFQLIGSFLIFPMFFLSGALFPLDRLPSWLSPFILVNPVTYAVDAARGMLLGKSQFSLTFDFMIVTLFAIIMILIGTYAFKKMKI
- a CDS encoding ATP-binding cassette domain-containing protein, translating into MYVIETKNLTKKYNDLNAVDNLNLKIQDGEIFGLLGPNGAGKTTTLLMLTTLKQPTSGTATVNNFDIIKQPDKVRKSIGIVFQDPSSDEILTGYENLKLHGWLYDMPNDLREQRIKEVLELVDLTSRKDDLVKKYSGGMRRRLELARGLMHHPKVLFLDEPTLGLDPQSRDVIWKYIEKLAKEKKMTIIITTHYMEEADKLCNRLAIIDCGKIVVMGTPKELKKSLGGDIVRLKAENLDENIFKNLKYVKKVSGCDGELCLTVEDANKHLQEILRIAGKVDSVEIRTPTLDDVFLHYTGRGIREGSPEGSWADKAMNMRSRK
- the smc gene encoding chromosome segregation protein SMC, which encodes MLKNDGKGCDLYIKEIQIENFKSFGNKLTIPFFPGFTAITGPNGAGKSNIADAVLFVLGPKSSKVMRAGRLTDLIFNGGKKHKNPAKYCKVSLVFDNAERKLPVESDEVTLTRMIKRAPLKDNPDNYYSYFYINDRAASFSDFVNLLEHARISGDGYNIVKQGDVTNLIEMGSVDRRRIIDDIAGISAFDEDIKKAEKEQQEVDSNLERISIILGEISSQIRQLKNDRDSAYRYKELKDKLYETKAKIAVKKKQEIEAQIAEITQQIQSYDAEKTKLEEKSKELREEYAEAQRKLEEIEEKIGEVGGDEVKEIKTKIDLTRAEEIKIDERINYSNDEIKSLQNEEKELKNNLELIEKELEEYNQQKEESNKKLEEKQAELKQKETELNDLKENIAKSDDKSMDLTKELIKMREEYNEKQSIVHELKLRSDRINEKIGALDLQIAEMQENKSTYEFELKDIDWQISEIGKEHHEKTRKTKDIEKKIFDKKKREAEITEELGELENVIRSLQREQSKLQAEYDAIQSVQGKYNQAVNEILKARDNGLLNGIHGTIAELAKVDEKYAVAMEVAAGARMQSIVVDDDETAAKAIQFLQKENLGRATFLPLNKMVAGKPRGKALMVVKDPKSHGFAMDVVKFKNEYEGAFWYVFGDTIIVDSLNDAKRLMGGVRLVDLKGSLIEATGAMIGGSVPKTRLSFSGVDRAKLDEITHKLQTAIQNQEQLSKEFTDLKKEILELENSLGGFRTEIDVDTQAKNLEVRKKEFKGKLDVLLKDLEAKNMEKQELENEKNNIVSEIEKHEKRIKELDKIKEEKGSLLLKGTKKELAQQARALEKEVSTLQESSLSLRSELDALEKKIELLNDRKNEVSIKIESINNEVEKLKTSVKELKESKSKYHDELKALMNVEEQISGKIKGLANERDKLYKHKVSVENELDKINTRIESYIDLRSRAEYRLPTLEESIKEIEQELKLYNVEIKDKKLPNLEALKDAVNSIEASMKELEPVNMRALEEYEHQLERKNKLDEDVKHLKDQKKNLVKLVSEITAKKKDRFFEVFDVINKNFKEMYAQLSEGGEAELQLEDPENLFESGLTIKARPRGKKVLLLSALSGGEKSIASLAFIFAIQRYDPSPFYVLDEVDMFLDGVNAEIVSKMIKNQSEYSQFIMVSLRKVVLKEANHVYGVTMKETGVSEMIGNIDPEIVGPKGEINLFEGGQLRATV
- a CDS encoding C25 family cysteine peptidase, whose translation is MKKLSRKILIFGITLLFIGTAIGTSIETKTNTLSSEPIKIQVLTNGYPVEIRYTINSFNKIPVKIDDKEYLRILINKESNILVKGEPDLPNICRSIIIPDTAQMKIKVKSYLYKDYENILVAPSKGNLPRTVNPDDLPYEFGEIYNTDCWYPRNIAELEQPYILRDFRGQVVKIYPFQYNPVKKTLRFYYDITVEVYQDGNNDINSIYRNNLPAKIQTDFKQIYERHFINFNKLGRYTPVEEQGNMLIVTYDNFWDNMVPFVEWKNMKGIPTEMVKVSEIGNANAIKQYIKDYYNSTGLTFVLLVGDAAQVPTLYAGGSASDPSYSYIVGNDHYPDLFVGRFSAENTQQVDTQVERTIEYERDPQIDAEWYKKGVGIASSQGPGDDNEMDYQHIRNIRTLLLKFTYTFVDELYDGSQGGGDAPGNPTPAMVATAVNDGRSIINYCGHGSPTSWGTSGFSNTDVNALTNDNMLPFITSVACNNGQFDSYTCFAEAWMRATHNGEPTGSIANFMSSKSQSWDPPMEAQDEFINLLVGIPDNKKTTFGALCFNGCMSMNDKYGSSGWAETDAWTVFGDPSVQVRTDTPADMSVLHDSEIKQETTTFEITVTDVEGALCAISRNYELLGYAYTDSTGYAMIEFDQPITGEEPLDLVVTAFNKINYMAQITVITNTPPNTPQRPTGPANGKTGVQYTYTTSTTDPDENQVFYKWYWGDGNFSDWIGPYNSSETATATHTWSEKGTYQIKVKARDTYGEESDWSEPLAVTMPLDHQSNENMILKILRIKQNIS
- a CDS encoding winged helix-turn-helix transcriptional regulator, translating into MNKEERCVLTSVIETEMEILKRHIHILKVLQENQPIGIIKISELTKYPQHMVRYSLRILEQDGIIEPSPHGAVTTDKAVKIEATLKKALKRISETADEMMKTLG